The Pempheris klunzingeri isolate RE-2024b chromosome 16, fPemKlu1.hap1, whole genome shotgun sequence genome includes the window TTTTGTAGAAAAGACAATGTTGGTGACTCTGTGGCCTCccctctcatctcatctcagatCAGTCTTGAACAAACCCTGGTAAGGACGTACGACAAAATTTCCAAAATACAAAGATTTCTCAGCGGATTTGATGTTCACATCATCAAGTTCGAAATCGTAAACACTTATAAATGTGGGTCCTGTTACATAAACATTTTGGTGTTCATTTGGTTAGTGTCACTTTGACACTGCTGTCAGACAACAGTGCTTATGTCGTCAGCCTCGTCGGGTTTCTTGGGCTTGCTGGGGAGGGACTTGAGGTACTCCAGGTGGCGCCGGGCATCCTCCTGGTTCTGACGGACATAATACACCACATATGAAATGACCATGGCAAACCATCCAAACATGGTCACCAGCATAGCGTAGTCTGTGGTCCTTTTGGCCAGGTTACAGAGGTCTGTGTCCACCGCCAAGAAAGGTCGTCCCTCCTGGTCACGAAGCTCCGAGCTCCTGCAGAGGACCCGAGTGGCTGCCTCGTGGTTGTGGGCCATTCCTCCGATGGCCTGCTGGAGGGCACAGTCACAATGCCAGGGGTTATCATCCACAATGACGCGGGCCTTGAGCCGAGCGAAGGCATCCTTGTGTACGCTAGTGATGCGGTTGTGGGAGAGGTCCAGCACCTGTAAAGTTGCCTCTATGCCACTGAAGGCACCTTCTCCTAAAGTCTCCACTGCATTGTAAGAAAGGTTGAGCTCCCTCAAAAGCTTTAGTCCATGGAAGGCTTGATCGGGCACGGCGCCTATCTGGTTGTGGTCCAGCCTCAACAGGACGGTATCGACCGGGAGGCTGGGGGGAATTTCTTTGAGGCGGGACTGACTGCAGGAAACATTGAGGCCGTGGAGGTGGGGGTCGCGTTGGCAGATACAGCCCTTCGGACACATGCTGGCCGAGGGGAAGCACAGGGCCATGAGCACAAGGCTCTGGAGGAGCAGGCACATGGGGATGGAGCGCGACAGCCACAAGTCCAGCAGAGTCATACTGACCGGCCGTCAGCAGCATCCCGCCTGGGGCCACAACACTGCCTCTGGTCCCTTACACACATCTCATCGTGGCAACTGGTCCTCACTGTCCGCCCACTGTGGATACTGGAGAGTGAACAAATGTTGTCATGCTGCCCTGAGGCCTGAAACAAGATCAAACAGAAAGACTGTGAGCAAATAAGGTTCCTGCATTTGAtctaatgtgacattttatttgttctgtttgtcattttcaccatcatggCCCTTTTAAATGTGGATATTTGTGTTAGCTTGATGTGATTAGTGACAATTTGACAGGAGCCCATATATTTCTAGGAATGTATCACGTTTTTTGGCCCCAATCCTAATCTCAGTCCTCTATATTAGGTATCTGCTGATACCGATTCCAATCCCACACTTACATTTAGTTAAATGTCGGTtatgtataaatgtgtataGCACAGTGAAACAGCAGCTGTAGCTCAATACACCTTTTCTCATCAGCCACTTGATCCACATACTGAAGGTCCTGATTCCAAAAAAGTCAGTAAACTTAAATTAGTGAAGTGATTTGAATTAAACTCCACAGATTGACCTCCTGACAGTTAGAGAGGGAATCACTCTATTGGTGGACGTCTGTTCACGTGCGATTGAAGAGAATGGAGCTTCTTCAGGCACAAACCAGGCGACGGACAAGTTTCATTTTGGCCTGTTATCAAGCGACTCCCTCAGTTCAGGTTCATTAGCGACAGCTGGTTTAATCTGCCACCAACAACATTTGCCATTTTAACTAGAGACAGAAATGGTCAACAAGGGCTAAAAATGAGAGCCTGCGACCTGAATGTTTTCTACCCGCTCTTTGCTGGTGGTAATTGGTGTCAGAGCTTagtgaattcattcattttcactcaTTTACACACCCTAATTTCCACCTGCACACGAGGTGAAATCGACCGTCATTAAGGAGAGCAGTCCTCAAGTTCAAACCTAAACATGATCTCAACAAGTATAGGAATGGTTTGAATTTTGCAGAGACAATCAcggtgcccagaggatgaatcctgatgacTCTGTCGGCAGGTCAAAGTTTCCAATGATCCAGTAGACATCCTTCAGAGCAGATTCTAGATGGATTGGCACAACATGTTTTACGGACATTTATAGTTATAGCGTAGTAATGGTTACTTATTTAGTTACTTAAAGGACCAGGACCAACCGATATGCAGTAGGTGTAACATATACAGAGTTACAGTATTTAGAATAGCGACCATGTAGACTCTACATAACCAAAATACACTTTTAGGCTGCAGTCATTTCAACAATGTTATATTGCTGACAGGTACAACTTTAATAAGCCTGACACATTTTAGTTCAACTCTGGTTTCACAGCTGCTTACTGTGCTACAGACTTTCAAGAGGATTAATCCTCATGACAGTCTCCTGACTCTTCAGCAAGTGGTTGACATTTGTGTTCAGAGGGAAATGTCTCAAGAGCTGTTTGATGGACTGCTGTTAAATCAGAAATGATGGGACAGTacattctatctatctatgtaaaAAGATTTTGGTCTTCTGGATTGGCCTTCACACTGACTTACTCTGCCCCAAGCCAGATATCTGTTGGTGCTGAGGGGAATGATGTTTTTATTGCCAAAGAATTTAATGATAATTAATTGTATTTCACAACATAGGCGACAGCCAGCAGTTTCATTTAACGATGTCTGTCTGCAGAATATTCTCAAATTCAAGGGTATACTGCAGTGAGACCATTAGCTTTATTTCTATGAATCAGTGGGACAGACCTTTAAAATAGATTAGCTGTCTGAAATGCCTCCTCATCGGTGACCCTCCAGCTGGTGGAGAAAGATACACAGTACAATACCACAACATCCAGGCcgccgctctctctctcttcgccCAATCCCAGGAGATGAGAGGCTGTCTACCGCTCATACAGGCCTCTACCATTTCTGTCCTGGCACAGGACTACGCAGTTATGTCCAACAACAGCCAGTGGCGCCATAGTTTTgaagtggggtggggggggggctttggaTGATGAAATAGGAACCATCCCTTCAATCTCAGCCAAGCCTGTTATTATTGTTCAACTAAAAGATGGTAAGAAATGCATTCCCTCTTCTCATTGGGTTTCTTTTTGGGCAGTGGTCCGTCAACAAGCAAGCGAGGCCTTCTGTGGTTGATGGAGCTCTTCTTCTTACTTTAGACATTAAGGACAAGGGGTTGCCGACTCAAAAGAAGTGTCCCGGTTCTTTAGTCCTGGATCTTCCATGCAATAGGTTTAGACATCATGTGCGAATGTTCTATGACCATAATGAGTGGAGATAACATTATAACCAATTTACCACCATAACATCTGAAAGTGGGAGGACAAAAAGGCTTGTtgtcacccccccctccccccgttTGGGTGCCAGTGAAAACAGCCTctgaggaagtggagagggtaGGGATCATCCATTTGTCGCAGCATAGTGAGGACCAGTGGCAGCTCCCGGGCCCAAGCTATCAGCTCTCAAGCTGTTtgtccagctgctgctctgccatgAAAGGCGAAACCTGTTGTTGAACGGAAACAGGTTTTGTGCTGGATCTATTAAACCTGCACTGTGTGTATGGGAGACCTGATCTGTTGACATGCGGCTTCATTATTGCTGTTCATTAAAAACCGCCTCATAAATTACCTCGCTACTACTGGTTTGTTCATCAGGCAGAGTCACCACACGCTGAGAATAACAAACGATGTAAGTGGATCCAAAGGGAGTGGATAACATAGCAGAGGGATCTTCAGTAACATCCTAATACACAATTTAAATGCAGTGGTGAAGTTCACAATGCTTGGTGTTTGATGAGACTTCCAAGTTTACTGCTATTCACACTAAGTGTCTTTCATTTGGTCCTGAGgggctgtttctgtttctgaatgctgctgctgttctatAACGCTGTTTTTGGACACAGTGTGCTGTGATGATCTTCCTCTAGAAGTTACGTCAGCTGCAGTGATTTGAAACAGCACGGCTATAATCTAAGAGTCATACTGTGGACACAATCCTTAAGATTTCATCCAACCCTGTTCTTGATAATATTTATGGTTGACTATCCAATCAATTATTTACACTCTATAATTATCTCTCAGTATTAAGAATGTTCATACTTGGATTCCTGCGCTGGATTCAGATTGCTTTCACATGCATGAGGGATTCACAGGAGACAATGAAGAATGTCTTTACACTGTTTCAAAGATGTAATGAGTTACTGCTAATGCAAAAACCaacatttcctgctgctgctacttCACATTAACAGCGTTCACTCGTACAGCTGAGGCTAATGAAACTGGGTAACAAACTAAATTGGTCCAATtcaaattttgacctgatgatggctgCAGATGAAAGAGGATCACCAACTTTTATAACAATCCATCTAAtagctgttgagacatttcactgaaaacagaggaaatcaCTCATTAGGAGTCATTAGGATTcctcctctgggaaccatgaatacCTGTAGAAAATATTGTGCCAATCCATCGAGTAGACGTTGAGTTATTTCACAGAAGAGGTGACATTTCTAATGTGTGGGTAGCGCtgaaggaaaagtcagggaatccCCAGCCATTTGGATTTATCTTCAGGGCACcgtagatgtgtgtgtacaaaatgtCAGGGAAATCCATCCGGTAGGTGTAGAGATATTTCAGGCCGGACCAAAGTGAAAGGCTGACAAAGCATTTCCATATCCAGAGCCACACAGCCAGCCTGACGAAAAAAATGAAGTGTCAAATGGAATTTGAAGACGTTAGCTCGAGGGGCCTTTCAGATGACGGGAATACGCTCCTGTGTGCAGGCTTATTTCTGTCTAACAGCTCGCTCTGTTCCAGAATAAGATCCCAACAG containing:
- the lrrc3b gene encoding leucine-rich repeat-containing protein 3B — its product is MTLLDLWLSRSIPMCLLLQSLVLMALCFPSASMCPKGCICQRDPHLHGLNVSCSQSRLKEIPPSLPVDTVLLRLDHNQIGAVPDQAFHGLKLLRELNLSYNAVETLGEGAFSGIEATLQVLDLSHNRITSVHKDAFARLKARVIVDDNPWHCDCALQQAIGGMAHNHEAATRVLCRSSELRDQEGRPFLAVDTDLCNLAKRTTDYAMLVTMFGWFAMVISYVVYYVRQNQEDARRHLEYLKSLPSKPKKPDEADDISTVV